A single window of Selenomonas sputigena DNA harbors:
- the brnQ gene encoding branched-chain amino acid transport system II carrier protein — protein MNRLKKKDLLTLGFMMFSVFFGAGNLIFPPALGQAAGTNTLSAMLGFMTTGVGLPLLGIMAIALAGGEYVQLLKRRTFPWFATALLVILYLIIGPLFAMPRTGAVSFEIGIRPFVGAGDVTLPQVIYTALFFGASYYLSLNPNKLIDRVGKMLTPALLVVLVILFLRTFWSPMGEVLAPTGVYLESPYAQGFQDGYQTMDLLATIAIGALVVNAVRYRGVTDTRTIGKACLAAGFITVFLMACVYGSLAYLGATSVTVLGHSENGGQLLAEAVRIFFGAAGNVLLALIIILACITTCCGITSSAAMFFHKLFKKKISYERLLLFSTLFSFGASNIGLTQIIALAVPFLVAIYPLVIVFVILSLFDRFIGWRKSIYQGAVLVTLAFSLTDAMHAAGFGSAAFYEMLAAHVPFYGVMMGWVCPALAGAVLGFIISLGQKAPAPKEA, from the coding sequence ATGAATCGATTGAAGAAGAAGGATCTTTTGACTTTGGGCTTCATGATGTTCTCCGTCTTTTTCGGGGCGGGAAACCTCATCTTCCCGCCTGCACTGGGGCAGGCGGCGGGGACGAACACGCTGTCCGCCATGCTCGGCTTCATGACGACGGGCGTCGGTCTGCCGCTCCTTGGCATCATGGCGATCGCTCTCGCGGGCGGCGAATATGTGCAGCTTCTGAAGAGGCGCACGTTTCCCTGGTTTGCGACGGCGCTTCTCGTCATCCTCTACCTTATCATAGGGCCGTTGTTCGCCATGCCGAGGACGGGCGCCGTCTCGTTTGAGATCGGCATTCGTCCCTTCGTCGGTGCGGGCGATGTCACGCTCCCACAAGTCATCTACACGGCGCTTTTCTTTGGCGCATCGTACTATTTGTCGCTCAATCCGAACAAGCTCATCGACCGCGTGGGCAAGATGCTTACGCCCGCGCTGCTCGTCGTTCTTGTGATCCTCTTTTTGCGTACCTTCTGGTCGCCGATGGGGGAGGTGCTCGCTCCGACGGGCGTTTACCTGGAATCGCCCTATGCGCAGGGATTCCAGGATGGCTATCAGACGATGGATCTCCTCGCGACCATCGCCATCGGCGCGCTCGTCGTCAATGCCGTGCGCTATCGCGGCGTGACCGACACGCGCACCATCGGCAAGGCATGCCTCGCAGCCGGTTTCATCACCGTATTCCTCATGGCCTGCGTTTACGGCTCTTTGGCCTATCTCGGAGCGACGAGCGTGACGGTTCTCGGACACTCGGAGAACGGCGGACAGCTCCTCGCCGAAGCCGTGCGCATCTTCTTCGGCGCGGCGGGCAACGTGCTTCTCGCGCTCATCATCATCCTCGCGTGCATCACGACGTGCTGCGGCATCACGTCGAGCGCAGCGATGTTCTTCCACAAGCTCTTCAAGAAGAAGATTTCCTACGAGCGCTTGCTGCTCTTCTCCACGCTCTTCAGCTTCGGCGCGTCGAACATCGGCCTCACGCAGATCATTGCGCTCGCCGTGCCGTTCCTCGTGGCGATCTACCCGCTCGTCATCGTCTTCGTCATCCTCTCGCTCTTCGATCGCTTCATTGGCTGGCGAAAGAGCATCTACCAGGGCGCCGTCCTCGTCACGCTCGCCTTCTCGCTGACGGACGCGATGCATGCCGCAGGCTTCGGCTCTGCCGCCTTCTATGAAATGCTTGCCGCGCATGTTCCGTTCTACGGCGTCATGATGGGCTGGGTCTGCCCGGCGCTCGCCGGAGCGGTCTTAGGATTCATCATCTCGCTCGGGCAGAAAGCGCCGGCGCCGAAGGAAGCGTAG
- a CDS encoding acetyl/propionyl/methylcrotonyl-CoA carboxylase subunit alpha, which translates to MFKRILIANRGEIAVRVIRACQELGVEAVAIYSDADKNALHVQLADLTYRVGPADAAESYLNKKAVLEAAIQTKSEAIHPGYGFLSEDADFAEMVTKAGIVWIGPMPETLRLVGDKDAARAAMAPSGIPMSKGSAPLESNEMALKAAAEVGYPVILKPVSGGGGKGMFVAHSEEDLKNILHLVDLKKVVHYFEHYIEHSRHIEAQILADNYGTVLFLGERECSLQRRNQKLLEESPSVALTEEMRREIGRLAIKAAKSVHYSNAGTVEFLLDLADNKFYFMEINPRVQVEHAITEAVTGVDIVRRQIQIADGEPLGLMQKNIKIRGHAIECRINAEDPDNNFLPSPGLITFMHEPSGPRVRFDSGVTTGLTIEPWYDSLIAKVIVHGRTRGDAIKIMERALSEFRIEGVKTTIALHQKILEDSYFRTGNIDTQFIKRRITHYENEPKKLKLKDKLDLAASINASMYYA; encoded by the coding sequence ATGTTCAAAAGAATTCTCATCGCCAATCGCGGCGAAATCGCCGTCCGCGTCATCCGCGCCTGTCAAGAGCTCGGCGTCGAGGCGGTTGCCATCTACTCCGACGCCGACAAGAACGCCCTGCACGTCCAGCTCGCCGACCTCACCTATCGCGTCGGCCCCGCCGATGCGGCGGAAAGCTACCTCAACAAGAAGGCCGTCCTTGAGGCAGCCATTCAAACGAAGTCCGAAGCCATCCATCCGGGCTACGGCTTCCTGTCCGAAGATGCCGACTTCGCCGAGATGGTCACGAAGGCGGGCATCGTCTGGATCGGCCCCATGCCCGAGACCCTGCGCCTCGTCGGCGATAAGGATGCAGCGCGCGCTGCCATGGCGCCGTCCGGCATTCCGATGTCAAAGGGCAGCGCCCCTCTCGAAAGCAACGAGATGGCCTTGAAGGCTGCCGCGGAAGTTGGCTACCCTGTCATCTTGAAGCCTGTATCAGGCGGCGGCGGCAAGGGCATGTTCGTCGCACATTCCGAAGAGGATCTCAAGAACATCCTGCATCTCGTCGATCTCAAGAAAGTCGTCCACTACTTCGAACACTATATCGAGCATTCACGCCACATCGAGGCGCAGATTCTTGCCGACAACTACGGCACGGTGCTCTTCCTCGGCGAGCGCGAATGCTCGCTGCAGCGCCGCAATCAGAAGCTCCTCGAAGAGTCGCCTTCCGTCGCCCTGACGGAAGAGATGCGCCGCGAGATCGGCCGCCTTGCCATCAAGGCGGCGAAGAGCGTCCACTACTCGAATGCCGGCACGGTGGAATTCCTCCTCGATCTCGCCGACAACAAGTTCTACTTCATGGAGATCAACCCGCGCGTCCAGGTCGAGCACGCCATCACGGAAGCCGTCACGGGCGTCGACATCGTGCGCCGCCAGATCCAGATCGCCGACGGTGAGCCTCTGGGGCTCATGCAGAAGAATATCAAGATCCGCGGTCACGCCATCGAGTGCCGCATCAACGCCGAAGATCCCGACAACAACTTCCTGCCGTCTCCCGGTCTCATCACCTTCATGCACGAGCCGAGCGGTCCGCGCGTACGCTTCGACAGCGGCGTGACGACGGGACTGACAATCGAGCCGTGGTACGATTCCCTCATCGCCAAGGTCATCGTGCACGGCAGAACGCGCGGCGATGCCATCAAGATCATGGAACGTGCCCTAAGCGAATTCCGCATCGAAGGCGTCAAGACAACGATTGCCCTGCACCAGAAAATTCTTGAGGACAGCTACTTCCGCACGGGCAACATCGACACGCAATTCATCAAGCGCCGCATCACCCACTACGAGAACGAGCCGAAAAAGCTCAAGCTCAAGGACAAGCTCGATCTTGCCGCTTCCATCAACGCGAGCATGTATTACGCGTGA
- the uvrA gene encoding excinuclease ABC subunit UvrA translates to MENVIRIQGARAHNLKNIDVEIPRDKLVVVTGLSGSGKSSLAFDTIYAEGQRRYVESLSSYARQFLGQMDKPDVDNIEGLSPAISIDQKTTSRNPRSTVGTVTEIYDYMRLMFARAGRPHCPKCGKPIAQQTVDQMMDKLEALPERTKLLIMAQIVRGKKGEHKKILDHIRREGYVRVRIDGEVVDLGEEIHLDKAKKHTIEVVVDRLVVREGMEQRLADSLETALKMGEGVVYVQIVDGELLMFSENFACVDCGISLPEITPRMFSFNSPYGACPTCSGLGSNMEFDLELVVPDDSLSLAEGVFAPLSKNLNTYANCQMEAVLKHYGYTVDTPFRDLDKKVQEFLLYGTGEEKFEFGYENMFGEYKLHHSAFEGVMPMLTRRYRETDTDAMREDYENYMTITPCPACHGARLRPEVLSVKVGGKNIAEVTALTIRECDEFFSELSLSEREAKIAAQILKEIHARLGFLLNVGLDYLTLSRAAGTLSGGEAQRIRLATQIGSGLMGVLYILDEPSIGLHQRDNNRLLAALQHLRDLGNTLIVVEHDEDTMYAADHIIDIGPGAGAHGGRVVAEGTAEEIKKVAESVTGQYLARKKFIPVPSRRRTGTGNFIEIVGAAANNLKNLRVKFPLGELILVTGVSGSGKSTLVNEILYKGVASRLYHAKGKPGKHKKILGLEHVDKIIDIDQQPIGRTPRSNPATYTGVFDAIRQLFSQTTEAKMRGYKPGRFSFNVKGGRCEACRGDGIIKIEMHFLPDVYVPCEVCKGARYNRETLEVRYKGKTIADVLAMTVDEAVEFFKNIPRIETKLKVIADVGLGYIKLGQSATTLSGGEAQRVKLATELARRSTGRTLYILDEPTTGLHTADIAKLLGILHRLVDGGDTVVVIEHNLDVIKTADHIIDLGPEGGSGGGTIVAEGRPEDIVKVKASYTGKFLKPLLEENFERNAK, encoded by the coding sequence ATGGAGAATGTGATTCGCATACAGGGCGCGCGCGCCCATAATCTGAAGAATATCGACGTGGAGATACCGCGAGACAAACTCGTCGTCGTCACAGGGCTTTCGGGATCGGGCAAGTCCTCGCTCGCTTTTGATACAATTTATGCTGAGGGGCAGAGGCGCTATGTGGAGTCGCTGTCATCCTACGCAAGGCAGTTCCTCGGTCAGATGGACAAGCCCGATGTTGACAATATCGAGGGACTTTCGCCGGCGATTTCCATCGACCAGAAGACGACGAGCCGGAACCCGCGCTCGACCGTTGGCACGGTGACGGAGATTTACGATTACATGCGATTGATGTTCGCGCGCGCCGGCCGCCCGCATTGTCCGAAGTGCGGCAAGCCCATCGCGCAGCAGACGGTCGATCAGATGATGGACAAGCTTGAGGCTTTGCCCGAGCGCACGAAGCTCCTGATCATGGCGCAGATCGTTCGCGGCAAGAAGGGCGAGCACAAGAAGATTCTCGACCACATCCGCCGCGAAGGATATGTGCGCGTGCGCATCGACGGCGAGGTCGTCGACCTCGGTGAAGAGATTCACCTCGACAAGGCGAAGAAGCATACGATCGAAGTCGTCGTCGACCGTCTTGTCGTCCGCGAGGGCATGGAGCAGCGGCTTGCCGATTCCTTGGAGACGGCTTTGAAGATGGGCGAGGGAGTCGTCTACGTGCAAATCGTCGACGGCGAACTTTTGATGTTCAGCGAAAACTTCGCGTGCGTCGACTGCGGCATCAGCCTGCCCGAAATCACGCCGCGCATGTTCTCGTTCAACAGCCCTTACGGCGCATGTCCGACGTGCAGCGGCCTCGGTAGCAACATGGAGTTCGATCTGGAGCTTGTCGTACCCGACGATTCGCTGTCGCTTGCCGAGGGAGTATTCGCGCCGCTTTCCAAGAATCTCAACACCTATGCGAACTGCCAGATGGAGGCTGTTCTCAAGCATTACGGCTATACGGTTGACACGCCGTTTCGCGACTTGGACAAGAAGGTGCAGGAGTTTCTTCTCTATGGCACGGGCGAAGAGAAGTTCGAGTTTGGCTACGAGAACATGTTCGGCGAGTACAAGCTGCATCATTCGGCCTTCGAGGGTGTCATGCCGATGCTTACGCGGCGTTACCGCGAAACGGATACAGACGCGATGCGCGAGGACTACGAGAACTACATGACGATCACGCCTTGCCCTGCGTGCCATGGAGCGCGTCTTCGTCCCGAGGTGCTTTCCGTCAAGGTCGGCGGCAAGAACATCGCTGAGGTTACGGCGCTGACGATTCGAGAATGCGATGAATTCTTCTCCGAGCTTTCGCTCTCGGAGCGCGAGGCGAAGATCGCCGCGCAGATCTTGAAAGAGATCCATGCGCGCCTCGGCTTTCTCTTGAACGTCGGGCTTGATTATCTGACGCTATCGCGTGCGGCGGGGACGCTCTCGGGCGGCGAGGCGCAGCGCATACGGCTTGCGACTCAGATCGGTTCGGGACTCATGGGCGTGCTCTACATCCTCGATGAGCCGAGCATCGGACTTCATCAGCGCGACAACAACCGCCTCTTGGCGGCGCTGCAGCATCTCCGCGATCTCGGCAACACGCTCATCGTCGTTGAGCATGACGAGGATACGATGTATGCCGCCGACCATATCATCGACATCGGCCCCGGCGCAGGAGCGCATGGCGGGCGTGTCGTCGCCGAGGGTACGGCAGAAGAGATCAAGAAGGTCGCCGAGTCCGTCACGGGACAGTATCTCGCGCGGAAGAAGTTCATCCCCGTGCCGAGCCGCCGCCGGACGGGCACGGGCAATTTCATCGAGATCGTCGGTGCGGCGGCGAACAATCTCAAGAACTTGCGCGTGAAGTTTCCGCTCGGGGAACTGATCCTCGTCACGGGCGTTTCCGGCTCGGGCAAGTCGACGCTCGTCAACGAGATCCTCTACAAGGGCGTCGCCTCAAGGCTCTACCATGCGAAGGGAAAGCCCGGCAAGCACAAGAAGATTCTGGGACTTGAGCACGTCGACAAGATCATCGACATCGACCAGCAGCCGATCGGGCGCACGCCGCGCTCGAATCCTGCGACGTATACGGGCGTATTCGATGCCATCCGGCAGCTCTTCAGTCAGACGACGGAGGCGAAGATGCGCGGCTACAAGCCCGGGCGCTTCAGCTTCAACGTCAAGGGCGGCCGCTGCGAGGCGTGCCGCGGCGACGGCATCATCAAGATCGAGATGCACTTCTTGCCCGACGTCTATGTGCCCTGCGAGGTTTGCAAGGGAGCGCGATACAATCGTGAGACGCTTGAGGTGCGCTACAAGGGAAAGACGATCGCCGACGTGCTCGCCATGACGGTTGACGAAGCTGTGGAGTTCTTCAAGAATATCCCGCGCATCGAGACGAAGCTCAAGGTCATTGCCGACGTTGGGCTCGGTTACATCAAGCTTGGGCAGAGTGCGACGACGCTCTCGGGCGGTGAGGCGCAGCGCGTGAAACTCGCGACGGAACTGGCGCGTCGCTCGACGGGGCGCACGCTCTACATCCTCGACGAGCCGACGACGGGACTTCACACCGCCGACATCGCGAAGCTCCTCGGCATCCTGCACCGCCTCGTCGACGGCGGTGACACGGTCGTCGTCATCGAGCACAACCTCGACGTCATCAAGACGGCCGACCACATCATCGACCTCGGACCTGAGGGCGGTTCGGGCGGCGGCACGATCGTTGCCGAAGGCCGTCCCGAGGACATCGTGAAGGTCAAGGCCTCGTACACGGGCAAGTTCCTGAAGCCGCTGTTGGAAGAGAATTTTGAGAGGAATGCGAAATGA
- a CDS encoding ShlB/FhaC/HecB family hemolysin secretion/activation protein — MKNKLHHTLTRAVLLGLLASTAAAPAYAASSLSKPGQDIEGTLPGAEAGVENNMKKNTATNEVKFLVKNIQLDVEDEIKFNNAEIRDILLARIGKETTLAGLNDLQDQITAYCRSHGYPAAAAYLPAQESEDGNVIIKVIPGRYGDVKLDNKSRFKDAAAQGFLAGLKKGEIIRTKDLETALYTISDFSGARAVGTLSAGKSFGTSDVTVHIEDGKPSSSIVYAENYGSEATGRYRYGAQHSIYNVDGMGSKVNVGALISNKSLHNYYVNYEALVGHGGTSLGIGYSRMDYEVGGPLKRLGAHGTADTISVYGSRPIYHTTDEKLALTYGYDYRRLKDDMDAFGGMADSKKHSHDLHAGVEGFWRDRKSGLSLNYNFVLTAGNVTADSWYAKKLAKSAGTDGGFTKAEAKVTAVQSLGKQADVMVKLSGQAASKNLDSSEQMYLGGANAVRAYPQGTGTGDKGILGTVEFRYYTDVPGLVASTYLDAGRSSFDGSTTTLKGWGVGLAYNAPDWFARIDYARRIGLGRSSNETISADRGRFWFLAGKIW, encoded by the coding sequence ATGAAAAACAAGCTGCACCATACTTTGACGAGGGCGGTGCTCTTGGGGCTTCTCGCGAGCACGGCGGCGGCGCCGGCATATGCCGCGTCTTCGCTGTCAAAGCCCGGGCAGGACATCGAAGGGACGCTGCCTGGGGCAGAGGCGGGCGTCGAGAACAACATGAAGAAGAACACGGCGACGAACGAAGTAAAGTTCCTCGTGAAGAACATCCAGCTCGATGTCGAGGACGAGATCAAGTTCAACAATGCCGAGATTCGTGACATTCTCTTAGCGCGCATCGGCAAGGAGACGACGCTTGCGGGGCTCAACGACCTGCAGGATCAGATCACGGCGTACTGCCGCAGCCATGGCTATCCGGCTGCTGCCGCCTACCTTCCCGCGCAGGAGTCCGAGGACGGGAATGTCATCATCAAGGTCATTCCTGGCCGTTACGGTGATGTGAAGCTCGACAACAAGAGCCGGTTCAAGGATGCGGCGGCGCAGGGTTTCCTTGCAGGGCTAAAGAAGGGCGAGATCATCCGCACGAAGGATCTTGAGACGGCGCTCTACACGATCAGCGACTTCAGCGGAGCGCGTGCCGTCGGCACGCTCAGCGCGGGAAAATCGTTCGGAACGAGCGATGTGACCGTGCATATCGAGGACGGCAAGCCGTCTTCGAGCATCGTCTACGCCGAGAACTATGGCAGCGAGGCTACGGGACGCTACCGCTACGGCGCACAGCATTCGATCTACAACGTCGACGGCATGGGATCGAAGGTCAATGTCGGTGCCTTGATTTCCAATAAGTCGCTGCACAACTACTATGTGAACTACGAAGCGCTCGTTGGACACGGCGGCACGTCGCTCGGCATCGGCTACAGCCGCATGGACTATGAGGTCGGCGGACCTCTGAAGCGTCTGGGAGCGCATGGCACGGCGGATACGATCAGCGTCTATGGCAGCCGCCCTATCTACCATACGACGGACGAAAAGCTCGCCCTTACCTACGGCTATGATTACCGTAGGCTTAAGGATGATATGGACGCTTTCGGCGGCATGGCGGACAGCAAGAAGCACTCGCACGATCTCCATGCCGGCGTAGAAGGCTTTTGGCGTGACCGCAAGAGCGGCCTTTCGCTGAACTACAATTTCGTGCTGACAGCAGGCAACGTTACGGCGGATTCGTGGTATGCAAAGAAACTGGCGAAAAGTGCGGGAACAGACGGTGGCTTCACGAAGGCGGAGGCAAAGGTCACAGCCGTTCAGTCGCTTGGCAAGCAGGCGGATGTCATGGTAAAACTGTCAGGTCAGGCGGCATCGAAGAATCTCGATAGTTCCGAACAGATGTATTTGGGCGGTGCTAATGCCGTACGCGCCTATCCGCAGGGCACAGGCACGGGGGATAAAGGGATACTCGGTACGGTTGAGTTCCGCTACTACACCGATGTGCCAGGGCTTGTCGCGAGTACCTACCTCGACGCAGGCCGCAGTTCGTTTGACGGCAGCACGACGACGCTGAAAGGGTGGGGTGTCGGTCTCGCCTACAATGCGCCCGACTGGTTCGCGCGCATCGATTATGCACGTCGCATCGGCTTGGGTCGATCATCCAACGAAACCATATCGGCGGATCGCGGACGCTTCTGGTTTCTTGCGGGCAAGATCTGGTAA
- a CDS encoding pyridoxal-phosphate dependent enzyme, with translation MYFYCEKCKKKYPISSMNYRCECGGMFHLNKAANEETVHDVTIGHMHTDLLSIKIDGIEYLLKTENLLPTGSFKDRGAYTLINEIHHVGIEKIALDSAGNAGASIAAHAAAAGIDCTVYVPKETSPDKLRQIAAYGAKIVKTEGGRMGACQAVKENLGDAYYASHVYNPLFFEGMKAMAYEIYEQLGESVPEYIFLPVGNGTMLLGLYYGFIEIGRLPRLVPVQSKNCAPLYEAFNKIPASPKTETIAESIRIETPKRLHDMLAAVTNSGGDVLIVEDEEIVKCKEMLGRRGIYVETTSAAALAGAMQIFGTAKPDNYRVVVPLTGSGLKG, from the coding sequence GTGTATTTTTACTGCGAGAAATGCAAAAAAAAATATCCCATCAGCTCGATGAACTACCGCTGCGAATGCGGCGGCATGTTCCATCTGAACAAGGCGGCAAACGAAGAAACGGTGCATGACGTCACGATCGGACACATGCACACCGATCTTCTGAGCATCAAGATTGACGGCATCGAGTATCTGCTGAAGACAGAGAACCTTCTGCCGACTGGCTCCTTCAAGGATCGCGGAGCCTACACGCTGATCAATGAGATCCACCATGTCGGCATTGAGAAGATCGCGCTCGATTCAGCAGGCAACGCCGGCGCCTCCATCGCAGCGCACGCAGCGGCGGCGGGCATCGACTGCACGGTCTACGTGCCAAAGGAGACGTCGCCCGACAAACTGCGTCAGATTGCCGCCTACGGCGCGAAGATCGTCAAGACCGAAGGCGGCCGCATGGGCGCGTGTCAGGCGGTCAAGGAAAACCTCGGCGACGCCTACTATGCTTCGCATGTCTACAATCCGCTCTTCTTCGAGGGCATGAAGGCGATGGCATACGAGATTTATGAACAGCTCGGCGAGAGTGTGCCCGAGTACATCTTCCTGCCCGTCGGTAACGGCACGATGCTCTTAGGGCTTTACTACGGCTTCATCGAGATCGGCCGCCTGCCACGCCTCGTGCCCGTGCAGAGCAAGAACTGTGCACCGCTCTACGAGGCGTTCAACAAGATACCGGCAAGCCCGAAGACGGAGACAATTGCCGAATCGATCCGCATCGAAACACCCAAACGTTTGCACGATATGCTCGCTGCCGTCACGAACAGCGGCGGTGACGTCCTCATCGTTGAGGATGAAGAAATCGTGAAGTGCAAAGAAATGCTCGGACGCCGAGGCATCTATGTGGAAACGACAAGCGCCGCAGCTCTCGCCGGCGCCATGCAAATCTTCGGTACGGCAAAACCCGACAACTATCGCGTCGTCGTGCCACTGACAGGATCGGGACTCAAAGGATAA
- the purF gene encoding amidophosphoribosyltransferase, protein MSIHEECGVFGAFSPEPANVAAMTYYGLYALQHRGQESCGITVNDDGVFSSHKDLGLVNDVFSHEVLSRFPEGTMAVGHVRYGTTGATSRRNCQPLAINHQKGKLALAHNGNLSNADILRDKLELAGAIFHTTIDTEIIAYLITQARLKTPSIEDAVSQTMNRLEGAYSLCLMSSAKLVAVRDPQGFRPLCYGKMPDGTWIVASESCALSAVGAEFERDLLPGEILVFTKDGMTSRLEHCHTKPRKSCVFEYIYFARPDSIIDGVSIHAARTRAGEILAAKHPVDADVVIGVPDSGLDAALGYSRASGIPYGIGLIKNKYIGRTFIAPGQENRVDKVRIKLNPIAETVYGKRVVLIDDSIVRGTTSKRITDLIRKAGAKEIHLRISAPPFLHPCYYGTDIDSADHLVAAHHTLEEITKIVGADTLGYLPIESLPALAGNIPCCDACFSGDYPTSIPQNTNKDRFEKKLSESEG, encoded by the coding sequence ATGAGCATACATGAAGAATGCGGCGTATTCGGCGCATTTTCCCCCGAGCCGGCAAACGTCGCCGCGATGACGTATTACGGACTCTACGCGCTGCAGCACCGCGGCCAGGAGAGCTGCGGCATCACCGTGAACGACGACGGCGTCTTTTCCTCGCACAAGGATCTCGGACTCGTCAACGACGTCTTTTCGCACGAAGTCCTCTCGCGCTTCCCCGAGGGCACGATGGCCGTCGGTCATGTGCGCTACGGCACGACGGGAGCGACGAGCCGCCGCAACTGTCAGCCGCTCGCCATCAACCACCAGAAGGGCAAGCTGGCGCTCGCACACAACGGCAACCTCAGCAACGCCGATATCCTGCGCGATAAGCTCGAACTCGCGGGTGCAATCTTCCACACGACGATCGACACAGAGATCATCGCCTACCTCATCACGCAGGCACGGCTCAAGACTCCCTCCATCGAAGATGCGGTCAGTCAAACGATGAACCGCCTGGAGGGCGCTTATTCACTGTGTCTGATGTCGAGCGCCAAGCTCGTCGCCGTGCGCGACCCGCAGGGCTTCCGTCCGCTTTGCTACGGCAAGATGCCGGACGGCACCTGGATCGTCGCCTCCGAGAGCTGTGCGTTGAGCGCCGTCGGCGCCGAGTTCGAGCGCGACCTCCTGCCCGGCGAGATCCTCGTCTTCACGAAGGACGGCATGACGAGCCGCTTGGAACACTGTCATACGAAGCCTAGAAAATCGTGTGTCTTCGAGTACATCTACTTCGCACGTCCCGACTCCATCATCGACGGCGTTTCCATCCACGCGGCAAGGACGCGTGCTGGCGAGATCCTCGCCGCCAAGCATCCCGTCGACGCCGACGTCGTCATCGGCGTGCCCGACTCGGGACTCGACGCGGCGCTCGGCTACAGCCGCGCCTCGGGCATCCCCTACGGCATCGGGCTTATCAAGAACAAGTACATCGGCCGCACCTTCATCGCACCCGGGCAGGAAAACCGCGTCGACAAGGTGCGCATCAAGCTCAATCCCATCGCCGAAACCGTCTACGGCAAAAGGGTCGTGCTCATCGACGACTCCATCGTGCGCGGCACGACGAGCAAGCGCATCACCGACCTCATCCGCAAGGCGGGCGCGAAGGAAATCCACCTGCGCATCTCTGCGCCGCCGTTCCTCCATCCTTGCTACTACGGCACGGACATCGACTCTGCCGATCACCTCGTCGCCGCGCACCACACGCTTGAGGAAATCACGAAGATCGTCGGCGCCGACACCCTAGGCTACCTGCCGATCGAATCGCTGCCCGCACTCGCCGGCAACATCCCATGCTGCGACGCCTGCTTCAGCGGCGATTATCCGACGAGTATCCCGCAGAATACGAACAAAGACCGCTTCGAGAAGAAACTCTCCGAAAGCGAAGGCTGA